Proteins from a single region of Candidatus Saccharibacteria bacterium:
- a CDS encoding guanylate kinase, which produces MEDTLPTLHNKQAFQEALENYQISDHAKRVLASTPFVALSGLAGGGRNTVIKELVKNYNYIFAISDTTRPPKVRDGKLEQDGINYYFRTEAEILKDIQNGEYIEAEIIHNQQVSGTSIREIERTMATGKIPIHDFEYGGMLNVYKAKPDAAIIGLIPPSYDEWLRRLRGREVMADQEFLNRLTTADKVLETMLSHPQYTIVINDNLDQCVQDVRAVVELGTYSVEQGAEARTLASELHVQVKQALQQFTAK; this is translated from the coding sequence ATGGAAGACACCTTACCTACATTACATAATAAACAAGCCTTTCAAGAAGCTCTGGAAAACTACCAGATCTCCGATCACGCCAAAAGAGTGCTTGCGAGCACTCCTTTCGTAGCACTCAGCGGTCTCGCGGGTGGTGGTCGTAACACGGTTATTAAAGAGCTTGTTAAAAACTACAATTACATTTTTGCCATATCAGACACAACGCGCCCGCCCAAGGTTCGCGATGGCAAATTAGAACAAGATGGTATCAATTATTACTTCCGCACCGAGGCGGAAATTTTAAAAGATATTCAAAATGGCGAATATATCGAGGCTGAAATAATTCATAATCAACAGGTTTCTGGCACGAGCATCCGTGAAATCGAGCGGACTATGGCGACCGGAAAGATCCCGATCCACGATTTTGAATACGGGGGTATGCTCAATGTCTACAAGGCAAAACCCGATGCTGCAATTATTGGGCTGATACCGCCAAGCTACGATGAATGGCTGCGACGTCTCCGGGGCCGTGAAGTCATGGCTGACCAAGAGTTCTTAAATCGTCTTACGACTGCCGATAAAGTGCTCGAAACGATGTTGTCGCACCCACAGTATACGATTGTTATCAACGACAATCTTGATCAATGTGTTCAAGACGTGCGCGCTGTTGTTGAACTTGGAACGTATTCGGTCGAACAAGGTGCCGAGGCTCGTACGCTTGCTAGTGAACTTCACGTTCAGGTAAAGCAAGCGCTTCAGCAGTTTACTGCAAAGTAG
- a CDS encoding transcriptional regulator yields the protein MTERQLAILSAIIEQYAEIAVPVGSVTLAKLFGVSSATIRSEMSRLEEMGLITQPHTSAGRIPTDAGYRLYVNAITEADSEELPRLDRSARAIEARVATHGDSTTRAIRSAVDSLVDLTQNLGLATIGDQLYINGIGNLFSQPEFMQGSHTQAVARLLDNLEPWLREAAPNEPLNVYIGAENPIGKTSGASLIISRFRSPYSDRSYIGVLGPTRQSYGKVMRLVRHAGAMLEEVL from the coding sequence ATGACAGAACGCCAACTTGCCATTCTTTCAGCCATTATCGAACAGTACGCAGAAATTGCCGTACCCGTTGGTAGCGTCACGCTTGCCAAATTATTTGGCGTTTCAAGCGCGACAATCCGTAGCGAAATGTCACGCCTTGAAGAAATGGGGCTTATCACCCAGCCTCACACAAGCGCTGGGCGAATTCCAACCGATGCTGGCTACCGCTTGTATGTTAACGCAATTACCGAAGCCGACAGCGAAGAACTGCCGCGCCTCGATCGCAGTGCGAGAGCGATTGAAGCGCGCGTGGCAACACACGGTGATTCTACGACGCGCGCGATTAGAAGTGCGGTAGATAGTCTGGTGGATCTTACGCAAAACTTGGGCCTTGCCACGATAGGTGACCAGCTGTATATCAACGGTATCGGCAACCTGTTTAGTCAACCCGAATTTATGCAGGGAAGTCACACTCAGGCGGTAGCGCGATTGCTCGACAACCTCGAGCCATGGCTACGCGAGGCGGCGCCAAACGAGCCGCTGAATGTTTATATCGGCGCAGAAAATCCTATCGGAAAAACCAGCGGAGCAAGTCTTATTATTAGTCGTTTCCGTTCGCCGTATTCGGACAGAAGCTATATCGGTGTGCTTGGCCCTACGCGCCAAAGCTATGGTAAAGTTATGCGCCTTGTCCGTCATGCGGGCGCAATGCTAGAGGAGGTTCTGTAA
- a CDS encoding nucleotide exchange factor GrpE: MPKSSKKDELEQQVAELTEDLQRTRADFENYRKRVEQEKTAAREAGQSNAILKLLPVVDNIERAIAYTPEDIKDHKWVQSVTSLVKNLEKSLDNLNLRRIDATPGSDFNPDIHEAIQFDEDATGEKEVIAEELQAGYLLNGRPIRHSMVKVTRQ; encoded by the coding sequence ATGCCAAAAAGTAGCAAAAAAGATGAATTAGAACAGCAGGTCGCGGAACTAACCGAAGATCTTCAGCGTACGCGCGCTGATTTCGAAAACTATCGCAAGCGTGTCGAGCAAGAAAAAACAGCCGCACGCGAGGCTGGTCAATCTAACGCAATCTTAAAACTACTTCCGGTTGTCGATAATATCGAGCGCGCTATCGCATATACACCCGAAGATATCAAGGATCACAAGTGGGTACAAAGCGTAACAAGCCTTGTCAAAAATCTAGAAAAGTCGCTTGATAATCTTAACCTTAGGCGAATCGATGCTACTCCGGGAAGTGATTTTAACCCAGATATTCACGAAGCAATTCAGTTTGACGAAGATGCAACTGGCGAAAAGGAAGTGATTGCCGAAGAGCTACAGGCGGGCTACTTATTGAATGGCCGTCCTATCCGTCACAGCATGGTAAAAGTGACACGCCAATAG
- the tatA gene encoding twin-arginine translocase TatA/TatE family subunit, whose product MGVGTPELLIILVIILLLFGGSKLPQLSRSIGSSIKELRKGIDDGVNEESPEKAKPAAKQTEK is encoded by the coding sequence ATGGGAGTAGGCACGCCAGAGTTGCTTATTATCCTTGTGATAATTTTGTTGCTTTTTGGTGGAAGCAAGCTACCGCAATTATCACGAAGCATCGGTTCGTCAATCAAAGAGCTACGAAAGGGCATTGACGATGGCGTTAACGAGGAAAGCCCAGAAAAAGCGAAGCCAGCCGCTAAACAAACCGAAAAATAG
- the tatC gene encoding twin-arginine translocase subunit TatC — protein sequence MAEQNTQTFAQHIRELRRRLFWTIAVSMVVGSLVYYYSDFFIKIVMGPIGGQKLIYLTPAGGFSFIFMVTFYVTLMFILPFIMYQIYAFLKPAIPRHTGKLSLLVATAALVLMIAGATFGYLYAVPAGLNFLSNFANSYVVPSITADSYLSFVLGYVLGIGLLFELPLLLLFWHWIHPLTPKGLLNSERFVIVGAFIAAAILSPSPDILSQTVIAVPIIIVYQLGVVSVMVSIRKTKRLAKQQKNLTSQKPALAETKTIAPVSVQPEGKPLVSKPLAQPVKPAVQTIKRRPVMSMDGVMAKSIPTASRSGHTQKPVVSPHRQVANRNSLNVAPRSRVISDFRPARNSAIDTGR from the coding sequence GTGGCCGAGCAAAATACTCAGACGTTTGCGCAGCATATACGCGAACTAAGGCGTCGTTTATTTTGGACGATCGCCGTTTCGATGGTGGTCGGGTCACTCGTCTATTACTATAGCGACTTTTTCATAAAGATCGTTATGGGTCCTATTGGGGGTCAAAAGCTTATTTATCTTACTCCCGCTGGCGGCTTCTCTTTTATTTTCATGGTGACGTTCTATGTGACGCTCATGTTTATTTTGCCGTTTATCATGTATCAGATCTACGCGTTCCTTAAACCGGCGATCCCTCGCCATACTGGCAAACTTTCTCTTCTTGTTGCCACGGCCGCGCTTGTTCTTATGATTGCTGGGGCGACTTTTGGGTATTTGTACGCCGTGCCTGCTGGGCTTAATTTTCTTAGTAACTTCGCGAATAGCTACGTAGTCCCTTCTATCACGGCCGATTCTTACCTTAGTTTTGTATTAGGGTACGTGCTTGGTATTGGTCTTTTGTTTGAGCTGCCGCTACTTCTTTTATTCTGGCACTGGATACACCCGTTAACACCAAAAGGTCTGTTGAATTCCGAGCGATTTGTCATAGTGGGTGCATTTATCGCGGCAGCAATACTCTCGCCGTCGCCAGATATTCTTAGCCAAACGGTTATAGCTGTGCCGATAATTATCGTGTATCAACTAGGTGTCGTTAGCGTAATGGTCTCTATCCGTAAAACGAAACGCCTTGCCAAGCAGCAAAAAAATCTTACTTCGCAAAAGCCTGCCCTTGCTGAGACAAAGACTATTGCTCCTGTGTCAGTGCAACCAGAAGGAAAGCCACTTGTATCTAAGCCGTTGGCTCAGCCCGTAAAACCCGCGGTTCAGACTATAAAACGACGCCCAGTAATGTCAATGGATGGTGTTATGGCAAAAAGTATACCCACGGCGAGCCGTAGTGGCCACACCCAAAAGCCTGTCGTCAGTCCTCATAGACAGGTCGCCAATCGTAATAGTCTAAACGTTGCGCCTCGATCGCGGGTGATTAGTGATTTTAGACCAGCACGAAACTCTGCTATTGACACGGGACGCTAA
- the dnaK gene encoding molecular chaperone DnaK, translating into MGKIIGIDLGTTNSAFAYMVAGKPEVIANAEGNRTTPSVVAINKNGERLVGQVAQRQRVTNAKNTIYGVKRLIGRKFSSDEVQRDHDIMPYEIVKKGDGVAVKMGDKEYTPEEVSAMILSKIKADAEAFLGEPVTEAVITVPAYFDDSQRQATKDAGKIAGLEVKRIINEPTAAALAYGLEGKKEEKIAVFDLGGGTFDVSILELGDGVFEVRSTNGDTHLGGEDFDNRIVNHFLDVFKQQEGIDLKNDKAAMQRLKDEAEKAKKELSSTPETEINLPFITADADGPKHFEYKLTRSKLEDLVKDLIDRLAEPVQKALKDAGMSAGDVDEIVLVGGMTRMPAVVEKVKSIFGKDPLKGVNPDEVVAVGAAIQGGVLAGDVKDVLLLDVTPLSLGIETMGGVSTKLIERNSTIPTSKSQVFSTAADNQPQVEIHVLQGEREMANDNKSLGTFVLDGIAPAPRGVPQIEVTFNLDANGILNVTAKDKGTGKENSVTIQDSGNMSKEDIEKAQKEAEAHADEDKKKREAVDARNTLENAIYQAEKMPDEYKDKISDDDKKVIKDAVEEAKKHKDATDKDELEAAVKALNDAIMPIGAKMYEAASKEEAPAEGAEKKDDEPVEGEVVDDKDKK; encoded by the coding sequence ATGGGAAAAATTATCGGAATCGACCTCGGTACAACCAACAGCGCGTTTGCGTATATGGTTGCCGGCAAGCCAGAAGTTATTGCAAATGCTGAAGGCAATCGCACGACACCAAGTGTTGTCGCGATCAATAAAAACGGCGAACGTCTTGTTGGCCAGGTGGCGCAGCGTCAGCGTGTTACAAACGCCAAAAACACTATTTATGGCGTAAAGCGCTTAATTGGCCGAAAGTTCAGCAGCGACGAAGTTCAGCGCGACCACGATATTATGCCATACGAAATCGTTAAAAAAGGCGACGGCGTTGCAGTAAAGATGGGCGATAAGGAATACACGCCAGAAGAAGTATCGGCAATGATCCTCTCAAAGATCAAGGCGGATGCCGAAGCGTTTCTTGGTGAGCCTGTTACCGAAGCGGTTATTACTGTCCCTGCGTACTTCGACGATTCACAGCGCCAAGCCACAAAAGACGCCGGTAAGATTGCTGGTCTAGAGGTAAAGCGTATTATTAACGAGCCAACAGCTGCCGCGCTTGCGTATGGGCTAGAAGGCAAAAAAGAAGAAAAGATTGCCGTATTCGACCTTGGTGGTGGTACGTTCGATGTTTCTATTCTAGAGCTTGGCGACGGTGTGTTTGAAGTCCGTTCGACAAACGGTGACACACACCTTGGTGGTGAAGACTTCGACAACCGAATCGTTAACCACTTCCTCGATGTATTCAAGCAGCAAGAAGGTATCGACCTTAAAAACGACAAGGCTGCAATGCAACGCCTTAAAGATGAAGCTGAAAAAGCCAAGAAAGAGCTTTCAAGCACTCCAGAGACCGAAATCAACCTTCCGTTTATTACGGCAGACGCCGACGGCCCAAAGCACTTCGAGTACAAGCTTACCCGCTCAAAGCTTGAAGACCTCGTGAAAGATCTGATTGATCGCCTTGCCGAGCCAGTGCAAAAGGCACTAAAAGACGCCGGTATGAGCGCTGGTGATGTTGACGAGATCGTCCTTGTGGGTGGTATGACCCGTATGCCAGCTGTCGTTGAAAAAGTGAAATCTATCTTTGGCAAAGACCCTCTAAAGGGCGTCAACCCAGATGAGGTCGTGGCTGTCGGTGCGGCGATCCAAGGTGGTGTTCTTGCTGGTGATGTGAAGGATGTTCTGCTTCTCGATGTAACGCCACTTAGCCTTGGGATCGAAACGATGGGCGGTGTATCGACAAAGCTTATCGAACGCAACAGTACTATTCCTACCAGCAAATCACAGGTGTTTTCTACCGCTGCCGACAATCAGCCGCAGGTAGAAATCCACGTTTTGCAGGGCGAACGCGAAATGGCGAACGACAACAAGTCACTCGGTACGTTCGTACTCGATGGCATTGCGCCGGCGCCACGTGGTGTACCACAGATTGAGGTGACATTTAACCTCGACGCTAACGGTATCTTGAACGTTACTGCAAAAGACAAGGGAACGGGCAAAGAAAACAGTGTCACTATCCAAGATAGCGGCAACATGAGCAAAGAAGATATTGAAAAGGCGCAAAAAGAAGCCGAGGCTCACGCCGACGAAGACAAGAAAAAGCGTGAAGCTGTCGATGCGCGAAACACGCTAGAAAACGCTATTTACCAGGCCGAAAAAATGCCAGATGAATACAAAGACAAAATCTCTGATGACGACAAAAAAGTCATTAAAGATGCTGTTGAAGAAGCGAAAAAGCACAAAGACGCAACCGATAAAGACGAACTAGAAGCAGCCGTAAAAGCACTCAACGACGCAATTATGCCAATTGGTGCCAAAATGTACGAAGCCGCAAGCAAAGAAGAAGCGCCAGCCGAAGGTGCCGAAAAGAAAGATGACGAGCCGGTAGAAGGCGAAGTTGTCGACGACAAAGACAAGAAATAG
- the radC gene encoding DNA repair protein RadC yields MHTLTLPRPYSLTDSDIVIGEGETRYMLRVRDLPIEEKPREKLLRIGPHNLTHAELMAILLGVGTRREEVMAMSHRILREYGHRAIINERNPKRLAESLQIPIAKACQIIASFELGRRAYQQKAGKPTHVRTARQAYDHLKSMGDLQKEQLRGLYLNSRYQVIHEEVISVGSVTANIVHPREVFQPALQYSAVAVIVAHNHPSGVPEPTEDDLRATDQLIAAGKVLGIDLLDHLIIVKDSYISLTERNDND; encoded by the coding sequence ATGCACACGCTTACTTTGCCGCGGCCTTATAGCCTCACTGATTCCGATATTGTTATCGGCGAGGGCGAAACGCGGTATATGTTGCGGGTACGGGACCTGCCAATAGAAGAAAAGCCCCGCGAAAAACTGCTTCGCATAGGACCGCACAACCTCACTCATGCCGAGCTCATGGCAATCCTTCTGGGGGTGGGAACGCGCCGCGAAGAAGTAATGGCTATGTCTCACCGAATACTGCGGGAATACGGGCACCGAGCAATTATCAACGAGCGAAATCCAAAACGCCTTGCCGAGTCACTACAAATTCCCATTGCAAAAGCCTGCCAAATTATTGCAAGTTTCGAACTAGGGCGGCGAGCGTATCAACAAAAGGCCGGTAAGCCAACCCATGTACGAACAGCCCGGCAAGCCTATGATCATTTAAAAAGCATGGGCGATCTGCAAAAGGAACAACTTCGGGGACTTTACCTGAACAGCCGATATCAAGTCATTCACGAAGAGGTGATATCGGTAGGGAGTGTGACGGCAAATATTGTCCATCCGCGAGAAGTGTTTCAGCCTGCACTTCAGTACAGCGCGGTGGCCGTTATCGTTGCGCATAACCACCCGTCGGGCGTGCCCGAACCTACCGAAGATGACCTACGGGCAACCGATCAACTGATTGCCGCCGGAAAAGTACTAGGTATCGACCTGCTTGACCACCTTATTATTGTAAAAGATTCATATATTAGCTTGACCGAAAGGAACGACAATGACTAG